The following nucleotide sequence is from Synechococcus sp. CBW1004.
AGCTGGGGCTGATGCCCCTCTTCCACGGTCTGTCGGTCGAGATCAAGAGCCAGGTGGCGGCCAGTCGGGTGCCACGCCTGTTTCTGGCGATGCTGTTCTATTTCCTGCTCCCGGTGGGAGCGCTGCTGGTGGCGATCCATGCCGTCGCCGATCCCGGTGGCTGGAGCGCGTCGTCACCCTGGCGCGGCGCCCAGTTTCTGTTCAGCGTGGTCTACAGCATCACCAACGTCATCCACCTGATCGCCGATATCCGCATTCCTGATTCGCGCAGCGATCAGGTGATTCTGATGACCGTGCTGACCCTGATCGGCCTGCTGATCAACCAGCAGGCCTGGGCCTGGTGGCAGGGGTGAGCAGCCTGGGCTGGATTCTCGTCGGCGGGCTGCTGATGAGCCTGGTGGCCATGGTGGGGGCGATCACCCTGCTGCTGCCACAGAAACAGCTGCAGAACATGCTGTTCCCGCTGGTCTCCCTGGCCGCCGGCTCCCTGCTGGGTGGGGCCCTGTTTCACATGCTGCCGGAGGGAATGGAAGCGATGGAGCCGCGCCAGGGCAGCCTGTTCATCGCCGCGGGGTTCACCCTGTTTCTGGCGATGGAGCAATTCCTGCACTGGCACCACTCCCACCGCCGTCCCGCCGCCAGGAATCACTCCGGCACACGCCAGGCCGTCGCGATTCTGATCCTGCTGGGAGATGCCCTGCACAATTTCATCGGTGGTCTGGGCATCGCCAGCACCTTTCTGATGAATCCTGCCGCGGGGATTGCAGCCTGGTGCGCCGCCGTGGCCCATGAGGTTCCACAGGAGCTCGGCGACTTCGCCATCCTGCTGCACAGCGGCTGGAGCCCGCGATCCGCCCTGCGCTGGAACTTCATTTCAGCCCTCACCTTTCCGCTGGGCGCCGTGCTGGCCTGGCTGATTGCCCAATCGCTGCCTGTGGCTGGACTGGTGCTGTTTGCCAGCGGCAACTTCATCTATATCGCCGCCTCCGATCTCGTTCCTGAGATCAAAGCCAACACCAGCCTGCGCTCCGCCTCCCTCAGCTTCGGCTGGTTCTGCGGCGGACTGCTGCTGATGCTGGGGCTGGCCCGTTAGCTGGACGGGGGCCGTCATGGAAAGACCGTCCCTCGCTGATTCGGGACACCGTCATCGCTGCATGCAATCCAGCCTCAGGGCGTCGGTTCCGCCACCGTGGTGACGAGGGGGCAGGGACGAATCCGATCAAAGGCAGACCAGTCAATGCGGCGCGGACCTCCATCACGCCCACCTTCAGGAGCCTCATCAATCATGTCGGCGAAGCAGTAGCCGAAGCGCAGGCGCTCCAGGGGCCAGTGGGCCTGGGCATGCACCGGTCGCTCGATCGTCTGATCCATGCCGCTGAAGGCCACCACCACTTCGGCATGCAGACGCGCCAGCTCCTCTGGACGCAGGCCATACAAAGGGCTGGAGGCATCGAGGCGATGCATGGCCGTCCACACCAGCAGAAAGGCCACGCCCCGGTCGCGCTCCAGCACAAGCGGTTTCAACCGCCGCAGCCGATGCCCCTCCCGGCTGATCTCGTCAACAGCCAGAAAGGCCTGCAGCCTCGCATCGCGCAGGATGTTGCCCCGCTCATTGGCCAGCCGGAAACAGAGGGTGGGCACGCCGTTGTAGAGGTGCACCACCGCCACCTGAGAGAAGCGGATGCGGGCATTGCTGCGGGCGAAGCGCGCGAACACCAGCCCCGTGGTGATGGCGACGAACAGCAGTCCGCTGAGCGCCTCGATCGACACCAGCACGTTGGCGTAGAGCCCACGCGGATGCAGGACGCCATAGCCGATCGAACCCAGGGTCTGCACGCTGAAGAAGAAGGCCTCAGCGAAGCTGGCCCTCGGCTGCGCCGTGCCACCGATGCCGGTGGGATCAAGCCGGAAGAGGCCGGCGAACAGCAGATTGATCGCCAGGTAGAGGGTGGCGATCAGGACCAGAAAGGCCGGCCAGGGGATGGCCAGGGCGAAATGGTAGGGATCACGCCAATGACGCCAGACGGAGCGAGGGCGTCCGACGAGAAGACCGCTTTCACGACGGAGCTTCTGATGAAGAGGTGGCATCGCCGGCATCCAACCTCTGGCCATGGTCGCGCGTCATGCCTGGCAACGCATGAAGACAATCAGGATGTGCCTCCTCCAGTGACGCAATCCCCCGCTACAGAAAGGACAGGCCTCAGAGCAGCAGCCATGGAGACCCGACACCACAGGGTGCTGATCGTGGGGGGCGGTGCCGCAAGCATCACCACCGCCAGCCTGCTCAGGCGTCAGCGGCCCCAGCTGGATGTGGCGATCCTGGAGCCCTCAGCCGACCACGACTACCAGCCCGGCTGGACTCTGGTGGGCGGCGGGGTGATGCGGATCGAGCAGACCCGCCGCAGCGAAGCCTCCCTGATTCCCGGAGGCGTCACCTGGATCCAGGCAGCAGCGACGGGATTCGACCCCGACCACAACAGCGTGGCCACCAGCACGGGTGACACCATCCGCTACGACGTTCTCATCGTGGCCACCGGCCTGCAGTGCCGCTGGGAGCAGATCGAAGGCCTCCGCGAAGCCCTCGGCAGCCATGGCGTCTGCAGCACCTACAGCAGGGATTTCGCTCCCTACACCTGGCAGAGCATCAGGGATTTCAAGGGGGGCAATGCGGTGTTCACCATGCCGGCCACCCCGGTGAAATGCGGCGGTGCGCCCCAGAAGGTGATGTACATGGCCGATGACGCCTTCAAGGCAAGGAGCGGGGTGGGCGTCAACAGCCGCGTGATCTTCTGCACGCCGCTCCGCACCTTGTTCGCCGTGTCCGCCTATGCCCGCACCCTGCAGCAGGTGGTGCGGCGCCGGGGCATCGACGTGCGCTTCGGGTGGGAGCTCAAGGCCGTGCGCGGACCCGAGCAGAAAGCGGTGTTCGACGTGCATGAGACCGATGGCAATGTGCACCGCGAGGAGCTGCCCTTCGGGATGCTGCATGCGGTGCCGCCGATGAGTGCCCCCGATGTGGTGGCCAGCAGTCCCCTCGCGGGCGAGGGGCCGGGCGGCTGGGTCGCCGCCGACCGATTCACGACGCAGCACCCGCGCTACGCCAATGTGTTCTCCCTGGGCGATGTGGCCGGCCTGCCGACCTCCAAAACGGCGGGCGCCGTGCGGGGCGAGGCGCCGGTGACGGCGGCCAACGTGCTCGCCTTCCTGGAGGGCCGGGAGCTCAGCTCCCACTACGACGGCTACACGGTCTGCCCTCTGATCACCGGTTACAACAATGTGGTGATGGCGGAATTCGATTACAGCCAGAAGCCGATCTGCTCCTTCCTGGTCGATCCCACCAAGGAGCGCTGGAGCATGTGGCTGATGAAAACGAAGATGCTTCCCTGGCTCTACTGGAATCGCATGATCAAAGGACTGCCCCACGAGAGCCGGTACCTCAAGCCTCTCGCACCGCTGGTGCATCTGCTCAGACTCGATTACCGCGAGCCTCCGTCACAGAGGAGACCAGCGGCCAGGCAGTAACCTGCTGACAGGGAGGCCACCCGTGCCACGCATCCGACAACCCGCCGATCACCGGCACTATGGTGATGGGAGAATTGTGCCAGGACCAATCATGAGGAAGCGGTCGGGACTGACTCGCATGTTCGGCCTTGTTGGTCTTGAACTCCTGGTCATGAGCAGTGCAGACCTGCCCGCCATGGCCCGCCCCACATTCGGCGATTGTGCCAAGGCAGTGGAGAGAGAGGGCTATCTCATCCTGGAGATGGATGCCCGAGGATCGAACTACGACATTGATGCAAGAAAAGGGGGTCGGGAATGGGATCTTCAGGCAGACAGGAATTGCAGGATTCTCGACGCCCGACCTGACTGACGGGGTCCGGTGTCCAGCCGTTCTGAGAGCCCCCGTACGAACCAGCAGCGGACATCCGGAAGCACGCCGGGCGCCTACTCAGCCTCGGCAGGGTGCGGCACCTTGCCACTGAAAGCCACATAGTTATAGATATTGTAGAAGAGCATGATCGGGATCAGTACACCGATGAACGTGAGCATGAACACCAGTGAACTGACCGAGGCGTGAGCCTCGAAAATGGTGACGGAGGGAGGAATGATGGCGGGAAAGACCATCAGTCCAAGCCCTGCAAAGCTCAGAATGAACAACAGGACCGTATAGACCAACGGCCACACCTCCTGCTCGAGGGACAGGCTGCGAAACAGCTGCACGATCAGGGCGATGCCAGCCAGGGGAAGCACCACGAACACCGGCAGGAACTGGGGGTCAAAGATCCGCTCCTTCAGGGTGCTCGACACGAAGGGGGTCGCCAGGGTGATCAGCAGGGCACCCGCCAGGGTGGTGGCGGCCGCGAGGCGGGCGGTGCGGCGGTGCAGGCGCTGCAGCTCGCCGGTGGTTTTGAGGATCAGGTAGGTGGAGCCGATCAGCACATAGCCCTGGATCAAGGTGAGAGCCACCAGCAGGCTGCTCCAGTTGCACCAGATCCAGGG
It contains:
- a CDS encoding ZIP family metal transporter, with the protein product MSSLGWILVGGLLMSLVAMVGAITLLLPQKQLQNMLFPLVSLAAGSLLGGALFHMLPEGMEAMEPRQGSLFIAAGFTLFLAMEQFLHWHHSHRRPAARNHSGTRQAVAILILLGDALHNFIGGLGIASTFLMNPAAGIAAWCAAVAHEVPQELGDFAILLHSGWSPRSALRWNFISALTFPLGAVLAWLIAQSLPVAGLVLFASGNFIYIAASDLVPEIKANTSLRSASLSFGWFCGGLLLMLGLAR
- a CDS encoding ion channel codes for the protein MPPLHQKLRRESGLLVGRPRSVWRHWRDPYHFALAIPWPAFLVLIATLYLAINLLFAGLFRLDPTGIGGTAQPRASFAEAFFFSVQTLGSIGYGVLHPRGLYANVLVSIEALSGLLFVAITTGLVFARFARSNARIRFSQVAVVHLYNGVPTLCFRLANERGNILRDARLQAFLAVDEISREGHRLRRLKPLVLERDRGVAFLLVWTAMHRLDASSPLYGLRPEELARLHAEVVVAFSGMDQTIERPVHAQAHWPLERLRFGYCFADMIDEAPEGGRDGGPRRIDWSAFDRIRPCPLVTTVAEPTP
- a CDS encoding FAD/NAD(P)-binding oxidoreductase, which gives rise to METRHHRVLIVGGGAASITTASLLRRQRPQLDVAILEPSADHDYQPGWTLVGGGVMRIEQTRRSEASLIPGGVTWIQAAATGFDPDHNSVATSTGDTIRYDVLIVATGLQCRWEQIEGLREALGSHGVCSTYSRDFAPYTWQSIRDFKGGNAVFTMPATPVKCGGAPQKVMYMADDAFKARSGVGVNSRVIFCTPLRTLFAVSAYARTLQQVVRRRGIDVRFGWELKAVRGPEQKAVFDVHETDGNVHREELPFGMLHAVPPMSAPDVVASSPLAGEGPGGWVAADRFTTQHPRYANVFSLGDVAGLPTSKTAGAVRGEAPVTAANVLAFLEGRELSSHYDGYTVCPLITGYNNVVMAEFDYSQKPICSFLVDPTKERWSMWLMKTKMLPWLYWNRMIKGLPHESRYLKPLAPLVHLLRLDYREPPSQRRPAARQ
- the cydB gene encoding cytochrome d ubiquinol oxidase subunit II; amino-acid sequence: MDFLDIFMPAVWFVILALFLLLYVILDGFDLGVGILSLTSPTETQRSILMTSLGNVWDANETWLVLMGGALFGAFPLAYGTILKALYGPIYLMILGLILRAVAFEFRENAERKRPWNLMFGLGSVLAAAAQGVCLGTVLAGIPTDSQGHFTGSPWIWCNWSSLLVALTLIQGYVLIGSTYLILKTTGELQRLHRRTARLAAATTLAGALLITLATPFVSSTLKERIFDPQFLPVFVVLPLAGIALIVQLFRSLSLEQEVWPLVYTVLLFILSFAGLGLMVFPAIIPPSVTIFEAHASVSSLVFMLTFIGVLIPIMLFYNIYNYVAFSGKVPHPAEAE